The following proteins are co-located in the Lentibacillus sp. JNUCC-1 genome:
- the rpsG gene encoding 30S ribosomal protein S7, with amino-acid sequence MPRKGPVPKRDVLPDPLYDSKLVTRLINQIMVDGQRGKAEKILYKAFELVGERSGQSPMEVFEQAMKNVMPVLEVRARRVGGSNYQVPMEVRPERRQALGLRYIVNYSRLRGEKTMEERLANEILDASNNTGAAVKKREELHKMAEANKAFAHYRW; translated from the coding sequence ATGCCACGTAAAGGACCAGTACCAAAGCGAGATGTATTACCAGATCCCCTGTATGATTCAAAGTTAGTCACCCGTCTGATCAATCAGATCATGGTTGATGGACAACGGGGTAAAGCTGAAAAAATCCTATACAAAGCATTTGAACTTGTTGGAGAAAGAAGCGGTCAGAGCCCGATGGAAGTCTTCGAACAAGCAATGAAAAATGTTATGCCAGTACTTGAAGTACGGGCACGCCGTGTAGGTGGTTCAAACTACCAAGTACCAATGGAAGTACGTCCAGAACGCCGTCAGGCTCTGGGACTCCGTTACATCGTGAATTATTCACGTCTCCGCGGAGAAAAAACGATGGAAGAACGTTTGGCAAATGAAATTCTTGATGCATCCAACAACACAGGTGCAGCAGTCAAGAAGCGCGAAGAACTGCATAAAATGGCAGAAGCCAACAAAGCGTTCGCCCACTATCGCTGGTAA
- the rpsL gene encoding 30S ribosomal protein S12 — translation MPTINQLVRKGRVNKPKKYDSPALNRGYNSFKKKFTDQNSPQKRGVCTRVGTLTPKKPNSALRKYARVRLSNNMEVTAYIPGIGHNLQEHSVVLIRGGRVKDLPGVRYHIVRGALDTAGVEGRAQGRSKYGTKRAKKKK, via the coding sequence ATGCCTACAATTAATCAATTAGTCCGCAAAGGCCGCGTGAACAAACCTAAAAAATATGATTCTCCTGCTTTGAACAGAGGCTACAACAGCTTCAAGAAAAAGTTCACGGATCAAAACTCTCCACAAAAACGCGGTGTATGTACACGTGTTGGTACTTTGACTCCGAAGAAACCGAACTCGGCTCTTCGTAAATATGCACGTGTGCGTCTATCCAATAACATGGAAGTGACAGCATATATTCCGGGAATCGGACACAACCTTCAGGAACACAGTGTTGTCTTGATCCGCGGTGGTCGTGTTAAAGACTTGCCTGGTGTACGTTATCACATTGTCCGTGGTGCGCTTGATACTGCCGGTGTTGAAGGCCGTGCACAAGGCCGTTCAAAATACGGTACTAAAAGAGCTAAGAAAAAGAAATAA
- the rpoB gene encoding DNA-directed RNA polymerase subunit beta codes for MKQLAGQLVQYGRHRQRRSYSRISEVLELPNLIEIQTASYQWFLDEGLREMFHDISPIEDFTGNLSLEFVDYSLGEPKYPVDEAKDRDVTYNAPLRVKVRLINNETGEVKEQEVFMGDFPLMTDTGTFIINGAERVIVSQLVRSPSVYYNEKFDKNGRRGITATVIPNRGAWLEFETDAKGVAYVRIDRTRKLPITVLLRALGFGTDEEIIDLIGDNEHLKNTLDKDNTENPEKALLEIYERLRPGEPPTVENAKSLLVSRFFDPRRYDLAHVGRYKINKKLDIKNRLFNQVVAETIADPETGEVIAQKGDKLERKLLDKIIPLLESEDAMLGESLVEPHEGVLDEQVKLQAIKIMDPTDPSGERELNVIGNAATDSSIKNIMPADIVASISYFFNLLYHVGQTDDIDHLGNRRLRSVGELLQNQFRIGLSRMERVVRERMSIQDTSSITPQHLINIRPVIASIKEFFGSSQLSQFMDQTNPLAELTHKRRLSALGPGGLTRERAGFEVRDVHYSHYGRMCPIETPEGPNIGLINSLSSFAKVNKFGFIETPYRRVDPETGKVSAKIDYLTADEEDHYIVAQANAKLSEDGYFIDDEVIARFRGENTIVPREQLDYMDVSPKQVVSAATACIPFLENDDSNRALMGANMQRQAVPLLQPQAPIVGTGMEYVSGKDSGAAIICRHEGVVERVEASRIEVRRISTVDGKEVKGDVDRYRLQKFIRSNQGTCYNQRPIISEGDRVVKGEILADGPSMEDGELALGRNVMVGFMTWEGYNYEDAIIMSERLVKDDDYTSIHIEEYESESRDTKLGPEEITRDIPNVGEDALKNLNEQGIIRVGAEVKDGDILVGKVTPKGVTELSAEERLLHAIFGEKAREVRDTSLRVPHGAGGIVLDVKIFNREDGDELSPGVNQLVRVYIVQKRKISEGDKMAGRHGNKGVISKILPEEDMPYLPDGTPIDVMLNPLGVPSRMNIGQVFELHLGMAARELGIHVASPVFDGANEEDVWETLEEAGMARDAKTILYDGRTGEPFDNRVSVGIMYMIKLSHMVDDKLHARSTGPYSLVTQQPLGGKAQFGGQRFGEMEVWALEAYGAAYTLQEILTVKSDDVVGRVKTYESIVKGDNVPEPGIPESFKVLIKELQSLGMDVKMLSGDQSEIDMKQLEEEETQAATKLNIDMD; via the coding sequence GTGAAGCAGTTGGCAGGTCAACTAGTTCAATATGGAAGACACCGTCAGCGCAGAAGCTATTCACGAATAAGCGAAGTGCTGGAGCTACCGAATTTGATCGAGATTCAAACCGCATCCTACCAGTGGTTTCTGGATGAGGGGCTGCGGGAAATGTTCCATGATATTTCTCCGATTGAAGATTTTACGGGGAATCTATCGTTGGAATTTGTCGACTACAGTTTGGGTGAACCGAAATATCCAGTCGACGAAGCGAAAGATCGCGATGTCACATACAATGCACCGCTTCGAGTGAAAGTGCGCCTGATTAACAATGAAACAGGTGAAGTAAAAGAACAAGAAGTCTTTATGGGTGACTTCCCATTAATGACAGATACGGGAACGTTTATTATAAACGGTGCCGAACGCGTTATCGTCTCGCAGCTTGTTCGTTCTCCAAGTGTTTACTATAATGAGAAATTCGACAAGAACGGCAGACGCGGTATTACCGCTACAGTTATTCCGAATCGAGGCGCTTGGCTTGAATTTGAAACTGATGCCAAGGGTGTCGCTTATGTGCGGATAGACCGTACACGTAAGTTGCCAATTACCGTGTTGCTTCGAGCACTTGGCTTTGGAACTGACGAAGAAATTATTGACTTAATCGGGGACAATGAACACCTGAAAAACACCCTCGATAAAGACAACACGGAAAACCCTGAAAAAGCCCTTCTTGAGATCTATGAAAGGCTCCGTCCGGGTGAACCGCCAACCGTTGAAAACGCCAAAAGTCTTCTCGTTTCAAGGTTTTTTGATCCGAGACGCTACGATTTGGCGCATGTTGGGCGCTATAAAATAAATAAAAAACTAGATATTAAAAACCGTTTGTTCAATCAAGTTGTCGCTGAAACCATTGCAGATCCTGAAACAGGTGAAGTTATTGCGCAAAAAGGCGATAAACTTGAACGCAAACTTCTGGACAAAATCATTCCGCTTCTCGAATCCGAGGATGCTATGTTGGGTGAAAGTCTGGTAGAGCCGCATGAAGGTGTGCTGGATGAACAGGTTAAACTACAAGCTATTAAAATAATGGATCCGACAGACCCGAGCGGTGAAAGAGAATTAAACGTTATTGGCAACGCCGCGACAGATTCATCTATTAAAAACATTATGCCTGCCGATATCGTGGCATCAATCAGCTACTTCTTTAATTTGCTGTACCATGTCGGGCAGACCGATGACATTGACCATCTGGGCAATCGTCGTTTGCGTTCTGTGGGTGAGTTGCTTCAGAACCAATTCCGGATAGGGCTTTCCCGTATGGAGCGCGTTGTTCGCGAAAGAATGTCCATCCAGGATACGTCAAGCATTACACCACAGCATTTAATTAATATCCGTCCGGTCATTGCGTCAATCAAGGAGTTCTTCGGAAGCTCACAGCTTTCTCAGTTTATGGACCAGACGAATCCTTTGGCAGAACTGACACATAAGCGTCGTTTGTCAGCGCTTGGCCCTGGTGGTTTAACGAGAGAACGTGCAGGCTTCGAAGTGCGTGACGTTCACTACTCACACTACGGCCGTATGTGTCCGATTGAAACGCCGGAAGGACCGAACATCGGCTTGATCAACTCCTTGTCATCATTTGCTAAGGTGAACAAGTTTGGGTTTATTGAGACACCATACCGCAGAGTTGATCCTGAAACAGGAAAGGTATCTGCAAAGATCGACTACCTGACTGCTGATGAAGAGGACCATTATATTGTGGCCCAGGCTAACGCCAAACTATCTGAAGACGGCTATTTCATTGACGATGAGGTTATAGCCCGTTTCCGCGGTGAGAACACGATTGTGCCGCGTGAACAGCTTGACTATATGGACGTATCGCCAAAACAAGTTGTATCAGCAGCGACCGCGTGTATCCCGTTCCTTGAAAATGATGACTCCAACCGTGCACTGATGGGTGCCAACATGCAGCGTCAGGCTGTACCATTGTTGCAGCCCCAAGCACCTATTGTTGGGACTGGAATGGAATACGTGTCAGGGAAAGATTCCGGCGCGGCAATTATATGCCGTCATGAAGGTGTTGTTGAGCGTGTTGAAGCGAGCCGGATTGAAGTTCGCCGCATCTCCACTGTGGACGGCAAAGAAGTCAAAGGGGACGTTGATCGTTATCGTCTGCAGAAATTCATCCGTTCCAACCAGGGAACATGCTACAACCAGCGTCCGATCATCTCAGAGGGCGACAGGGTTGTAAAAGGTGAGATCCTTGCTGACGGACCTTCCATGGAAGATGGAGAACTCGCGTTAGGCCGTAACGTCATGGTTGGCTTTATGACGTGGGAAGGCTATAACTATGAAGATGCGATTATCATGAGTGAAAGACTCGTTAAAGACGATGACTATACATCTATTCATATTGAAGAATATGAATCAGAGTCCCGCGACACCAAATTGGGTCCTGAAGAGATTACAAGGGACATTCCCAACGTCGGGGAAGATGCATTGAAAAACCTCAACGAACAAGGCATCATCCGCGTTGGTGCGGAAGTGAAAGATGGCGACATTCTTGTCGGAAAAGTAACTCCAAAAGGGGTAACGGAACTATCAGCTGAAGAACGATTGCTCCATGCTATTTTCGGAGAGAAAGCCCGTGAAGTCCGTGATACGTCACTTCGAGTGCCACACGGAGCCGGCGGAATTGTTCTAGATGTAAAAATCTTTAACCGTGAAGATGGCGATGAGCTGTCACCAGGCGTCAACCAGCTTGTGCGCGTCTATATCGTGCAAAAGAGAAAGATCTCCGAGGGTGACAAAATGGCTGGCCGTCACGGTAACAAAGGGGTTATATCAAAAATACTCCCTGAAGAAGACATGCCATACTTGCCAGATGGCACTCCGATCGATGTCATGCTCAATCCGCTAGGTGTTCCATCGCGGATGAACATTGGACAGGTGTTTGAATTGCACTTGGGTATGGCAGCGCGAGAACTCGGTATTCATGTGGCATCACCTGTATTTGATGGTGCGAATGAAGAAGATGTTTGGGAAACCCTGGAAGAAGCCGGCATGGCCAGAGATGCTAAAACCATCCTTTACGATGGGCGTACTGGTGAGCCGTTCGATAACCGGGTATCAGTCGGGATCATGTATATGATTAAATTATCCCACATGGTTGATGACAAATTGCATGCCCGTTCAACAGGTCCATACTCATTGGTTACGCAGCAACCGCTTGGTGGTAAGGCACAATTCGGCGGCCAGCGTTTTGGTGAGATGGAAGTTTGGGCTCTCGAAGCCTATGGCGCCGCTTATACGCTTCAGGAAATCCTGACTGTTAAATCTGATGACGTTGTAGGTCGTGTGAAAACGTACGAATCCATTGTTAAAGGTGACAATGTGCCTGAACCGGGCATTCCGGAATCCTTTAAAGTGCTGATTAAGGAACTGCAAAGTCTGGGAATGGATGTCAAGATGCTCTCAGGCGATCAATCTGAAATAGACATGAAGCAGCTTGAGGAAGAAGAAACACAGGCAGCGACTAAGTTAAATATAGACATGGATTAG
- the rpoC gene encoding DNA-directed RNA polymerase subunit beta': MLDVNNFEYMKIGLASSEKIRSWSHGEVKKPETINYRTLKPEKDGLFCERIFGPTKDWECHCGKYKRVRYKGVVCDRCGVEVTKAKVRRERMGHIELAAPVSHIWYFKGIPSRMGLVLDMSPRALEEVIYFAAYIVTDPGDTPLEKKQLLAEKEYRAYYDKYGKTFKAEMGAEAIRRLLEDIDLEKEVATLREELKTAQGQRRTRAIRRLEVLEAFRNSGNETSWMVLDVLPVIPPEIRPMVQLDGGRFATSDLNDLYRRVINRNNRLKRLLDLGAPSIIVQNEKRMLQEAVDALIDNGRRGRPVTGPGNRPLKSLSHMLKGKQGRFRQNLLGKRVDYSGRSVIVVGPSLKMYQCGLPKEMALELFKPFIMKELVKKGIAHNIKSAKRKIERVHPEVWDVLEEVIKEHPVLLNRAPTLHRLGIQAFEPTLVEGRAIRLHPLVCTAYNADFDGDQMAVHVPLSAEAQAEARILMLAAQNILNPKDGKPVVTPSQDMVLGNYYLTMEREGAVGEGYVFKDTNEALISYQNGYVHLHTRIAVQASSLNNKTFSEKQNSQLLITTVGKLIFNEILPDTFPYMNEPSKTNLEEHTPAQYFVDTNTDIQKNIQERELVLPFKKGFLGDIIAEVFKRFKISETSKMLDRMKDLGFKYSTKAGMTVGVSDIVVLPEKGKLLDESQEKVERVLKQFRRGLITDEERYDRVIAIWSEAKDVIQEKLMQSLDKRNPILMMQDSGARGNASNFTQLAGMRGLMANPAGRIIELPIKSSFREGLTVLEYFISTHGARKGLADTALKTADSGYLTRRLVDVAQDVIVRETDCGTDRGLDITALSDGSELIEPLLDRLIGRTAFETIVHPDTNEVIVNFDEIITEDQGKQIVEAGIEKVTIRSAFTCNTKHGVCQKCYGRNLATGDEVEVGEAVGIIAAQSIGEPGTQLTMRTFHTGGVAGDDITQGLPRIQELFEARNPKGEAVISEIFGVVEDIKEVKDKQEIVIKGDVEERSYAVPYNARLRVTVGDQVIAGHELTEGSVNPKDLLRVQGVEGVQAYLLREVQRVYRMQGVEIGDKHVEVMVRQMMRKIRVVDAGDTAVLPGSLQEIHQFKEANRAVLQEEGQPAVGEPILLGITKASLETDSFLSAASFQETTRVLTDAAIKGKTDELLGLKENVIIGKLVPAGTGMQRYRKIQPDADVPLEPEADEESEDIQTETIQ; this comes from the coding sequence TTGCTGGATGTAAACAACTTTGAGTATATGAAAATTGGCTTGGCCTCATCAGAAAAGATTCGTTCATGGTCACATGGCGAGGTTAAGAAGCCGGAAACAATTAACTACCGCACATTGAAGCCTGAAAAAGACGGGTTATTCTGTGAGCGGATTTTTGGCCCTACAAAAGACTGGGAATGTCACTGTGGGAAATATAAGCGCGTCAGATATAAGGGCGTTGTTTGTGATCGCTGTGGTGTAGAAGTCACAAAGGCGAAGGTGCGCCGTGAACGTATGGGTCACATTGAACTGGCTGCACCGGTATCCCACATTTGGTATTTCAAAGGCATTCCAAGCCGGATGGGACTTGTACTTGACATGTCTCCGCGTGCTTTGGAAGAAGTCATTTATTTTGCCGCATACATTGTAACGGATCCGGGCGACACGCCGCTCGAGAAGAAACAGCTGCTCGCTGAAAAGGAATATAGAGCCTATTACGATAAATATGGTAAAACCTTTAAAGCGGAAATGGGTGCTGAAGCCATTCGGAGACTGCTGGAAGACATTGACCTTGAGAAAGAAGTAGCAACTTTACGAGAAGAACTGAAGACGGCTCAGGGCCAAAGAAGAACACGTGCAATCAGACGTTTGGAAGTTCTTGAGGCATTCAGAAATTCTGGGAATGAAACGTCCTGGATGGTCCTTGACGTTCTGCCAGTGATTCCGCCTGAGATCAGACCAATGGTTCAGCTTGATGGGGGCAGATTTGCGACATCTGACTTGAATGATTTATACCGACGGGTTATTAACCGTAACAACCGTCTTAAGCGTCTGCTCGATCTCGGAGCACCAAGCATTATTGTTCAAAACGAAAAAAGAATGCTTCAAGAGGCAGTCGACGCTTTGATCGACAATGGCCGACGCGGCCGCCCTGTTACTGGTCCGGGAAACAGACCATTAAAATCCTTGTCACATATGCTTAAGGGTAAACAAGGACGTTTCCGTCAAAACTTGCTCGGTAAACGTGTGGATTATTCAGGACGTTCCGTTATCGTTGTTGGTCCAAGTCTGAAGATGTATCAGTGTGGTCTTCCGAAAGAAATGGCACTTGAATTATTCAAACCGTTTATTATGAAAGAGCTTGTGAAAAAAGGTATTGCCCATAATATTAAATCAGCGAAGCGCAAAATCGAACGCGTTCATCCAGAGGTCTGGGATGTGCTCGAAGAAGTGATTAAAGAGCACCCTGTTCTGTTAAACCGTGCACCAACCCTGCACAGACTCGGCATACAGGCGTTTGAACCGACACTTGTTGAAGGTCGTGCAATTCGATTGCACCCGCTTGTTTGTACAGCTTATAACGCAGACTTTGATGGGGACCAAATGGCTGTCCACGTACCCCTGTCTGCTGAAGCTCAAGCAGAGGCTAGAATTCTAATGCTCGCAGCTCAGAATATCTTGAATCCAAAAGATGGAAAACCGGTTGTTACACCGTCACAGGACATGGTTCTCGGTAACTATTACCTGACCATGGAACGTGAAGGGGCGGTCGGTGAAGGGTATGTATTTAAAGATACCAATGAAGCGCTCATTTCGTATCAAAATGGCTATGTCCATTTGCATACACGCATTGCTGTTCAGGCTTCAAGCTTGAACAACAAAACCTTTAGCGAGAAGCAAAACAGCCAGTTACTCATTACGACGGTCGGTAAGTTGATTTTCAACGAAATCTTGCCCGACACATTCCCTTATATGAATGAGCCGTCCAAAACGAATTTGGAAGAGCACACACCAGCTCAATATTTTGTTGACACGAACACTGATATTCAAAAAAATATTCAGGAACGTGAATTGGTGTTGCCATTTAAAAAAGGCTTTCTCGGAGACATTATCGCCGAAGTCTTTAAACGATTTAAAATCAGCGAAACATCCAAAATGCTTGACCGCATGAAAGACCTTGGGTTCAAATATTCTACCAAAGCAGGTATGACTGTTGGTGTCTCTGACATTGTGGTCCTTCCGGAAAAAGGTAAGCTTCTCGATGAGTCCCAGGAGAAAGTTGAAAGGGTACTGAAGCAATTCAGACGTGGCCTGATTACTGATGAAGAACGTTATGATCGTGTTATTGCCATTTGGTCTGAGGCGAAAGATGTTATTCAGGAAAAACTGATGCAATCACTAGACAAACGCAACCCAATCCTAATGATGCAGGATTCAGGGGCACGTGGTAACGCTTCTAACTTTACTCAGCTCGCAGGTATGCGCGGTCTCATGGCTAACCCGGCTGGACGCATTATTGAACTGCCGATCAAATCGAGCTTTAGAGAAGGTCTCACGGTTCTTGAGTACTTTATTTCAACTCACGGTGCTCGTAAAGGTCTTGCCGATACAGCCCTTAAGACGGCTGACTCTGGTTACTTGACACGCCGTCTGGTAGATGTGGCTCAGGACGTTATTGTAAGAGAGACAGATTGCGGCACAGATCGCGGTCTTGACATTACAGCCCTTTCCGACGGTTCCGAGTTGATCGAGCCATTACTCGACAGACTAATCGGAAGAACGGCGTTTGAAACTATTGTTCACCCTGATACGAACGAAGTGATTGTCAACTTTGACGAAATTATTACTGAGGATCAAGGTAAACAGATTGTAGAGGCAGGGATTGAGAAAGTAACCATCCGTTCGGCCTTTACTTGTAATACTAAGCACGGTGTGTGTCAGAAGTGTTACGGCCGCAACCTGGCAACAGGTGATGAAGTTGAAGTGGGAGAAGCCGTTGGGATCATCGCTGCTCAGTCAATCGGTGAACCAGGTACTCAGCTTACAATGAGAACATTCCACACAGGCGGTGTAGCCGGTGACGACATCACACAAGGTCTTCCGCGTATTCAGGAGCTCTTTGAAGCACGGAACCCTAAAGGTGAAGCCGTCATCAGCGAAATCTTCGGTGTGGTGGAAGATATCAAGGAAGTGAAAGATAAGCAGGAAATCGTTATTAAAGGCGATGTGGAAGAACGCTCTTATGCGGTGCCATACAATGCCCGTCTGCGCGTGACAGTCGGTGATCAGGTGATTGCCGGTCATGAACTGACAGAAGGGTCAGTCAACCCGAAAGACCTGTTGCGTGTGCAAGGCGTAGAAGGCGTTCAGGCTTATCTGCTGCGTGAAGTTCAGCGTGTTTACCGTATGCAAGGTGTAGAAATCGGCGACAAGCACGTTGAAGTCATGGTACGTCAGATGATGCGTAAGATCCGTGTCGTTGATGCCGGTGACACAGCTGTCTTGCCAGGTTCGCTTCAGGAGATTCACCAGTTTAAAGAAGCAAACAGAGCTGTTCTGCAAGAAGAGGGTCAGCCTGCAGTCGGTGAACCAATTCTGCTTGGAATCACTAAAGCGTCACTTGAGACCGATTCATTCTTATCTGCTGCATCCTTCCAGGAAACAACACGTGTCCTGACTGATGCTGCCATCAAAGGTAAGACAGACGAATTGTTAGGTCTTAAGGAGAACGTTATTATCGGTAAACTTGTACCTGCGGGAACTGGTATGCAGCGCTACCGCAAAATCCAGCCAGATGCTGACGTTCCACTGGAACCTGAAGCCGATGAAGAATCCGAAGATATTCAAACAGAAACAATCCAGTAA
- a CDS encoding ribosomal L7Ae/L30e/S12e/Gadd45 family protein yields the protein MSYEKVTQMQSRVIIGIKQTLKAIKKHEVSEVYVADDAEKHIVRKVVTVAEEFDIPCERVDSMKKLGAASGIEVGAAAVGIKR from the coding sequence ATGTCTTATGAAAAAGTGACTCAAATGCAATCACGAGTCATTATCGGAATCAAACAAACACTCAAAGCCATCAAAAAACACGAAGTTTCTGAAGTATATGTGGCCGATGACGCCGAGAAGCATATTGTAAGAAAAGTAGTGACAGTGGCTGAAGAGTTTGATATACCATGCGAACGTGTCGACTCTATGAAAAAACTCGGCGCTGCGTCTGGTATAGAAGTTGGTGCGGCTGCCGTAGGAATTAAACGGTAG
- the fusA gene encoding elongation factor G, producing MAREFSLEKTRNIGIMAHIDAGKTTTTERILFYTGRIHKIGETHEGASQMDWMEQEQERGITITSAATTAQWKNHRINIIDTPGHVDFTVEVERSLRVLDGAVTVLDAQSGVEPQTETVWRQATTYGVPRVVFINKMDKVGADFLYATSTLKDRLGANAHPVQMPIGAEDQFDGIIDLINMEAHFYLDDLGTKDESREIPEEYREEAERLRAELVEAVSELDEDLMMKFLEGEEISNDELKKVIRQATLDVEFYPVFCGSAFKNKGVQLILDGVIDYLPAPTDVADIEGILPNSEEKVTRPSTDDAPFSALAFKVMTDPYVGKLTFFRVYSGVLKSGSYVQNTAKDKRERVGRILQMHANSREEVSEIHSGEIAAAVGLKDTATGDTLCDEKDQVILESMEFPDPVISVAIEPKTKADQDKMGIALGKLAEEDPTFKTETNTETGQTIISGMGELHLDVIVDRLKREFKVEANVGAPQVAYRETFRGSAEVEGKFIRQSGGRGQYGHVWVKFEPNEEGAGFEFENKIVGGVVPREYIPSVESGIEEATESGVLAGYPLIDIKATLYDGSYHDVDSNEMAFKIAGSMALRAAKEKCKPVLLEPMMKVEIVVPEEYMGDIIGDVTSRRGRMEGMESRGPAQVVNCFVPLAEMFGYATALRSNTQGRGTYTMHFDHYEEVPKSISEEIIQKNAGQ from the coding sequence ATGGCTAGAGAGTTCTCCTTGGAAAAGACACGTAACATCGGAATCATGGCGCACATTGATGCTGGTAAGACGACAACAACCGAGCGTATTCTTTTCTATACAGGACGTATTCATAAAATAGGCGAAACCCATGAGGGCGCCTCTCAGATGGACTGGATGGAACAGGAGCAAGAGCGTGGTATCACAATCACTTCTGCTGCGACAACCGCCCAGTGGAAAAACCATCGAATTAATATCATCGATACCCCGGGCCACGTGGACTTCACAGTAGAAGTTGAGCGTTCGTTAAGAGTTCTTGACGGAGCTGTAACTGTACTGGATGCCCAATCCGGTGTTGAACCACAAACGGAAACTGTATGGCGTCAAGCGACAACATACGGCGTGCCGCGCGTGGTGTTCATTAATAAAATGGACAAAGTCGGCGCTGACTTCCTTTATGCTACAAGCACTTTGAAAGATAGACTTGGTGCCAATGCCCATCCGGTGCAAATGCCAATTGGTGCAGAAGATCAATTTGATGGTATCATCGACTTGATCAACATGGAAGCACACTTCTATCTTGATGACTTGGGTACTAAAGATGAATCGCGTGAGATTCCTGAAGAATACAGGGAAGAAGCAGAACGCCTGCGTGCTGAGCTCGTTGAAGCTGTATCAGAACTTGACGAAGATCTGATGATGAAATTCCTCGAAGGAGAAGAAATCTCCAACGATGAATTGAAAAAAGTAATTCGACAAGCAACGCTGGATGTTGAGTTCTATCCTGTTTTCTGCGGATCAGCATTCAAAAACAAAGGGGTTCAATTGATCCTTGACGGTGTCATCGACTATCTGCCTGCACCAACAGACGTAGCAGATATCGAAGGCATCCTGCCAAACTCTGAAGAAAAGGTGACACGTCCTTCCACAGATGACGCACCATTTTCAGCTTTGGCGTTTAAGGTTATGACAGACCCTTATGTTGGTAAGCTGACCTTCTTCCGTGTGTATTCCGGTGTACTTAAATCCGGTTCATACGTTCAGAATACAGCCAAAGACAAGCGTGAGCGCGTCGGCCGTATCCTGCAAATGCACGCAAACTCCCGTGAAGAGGTTTCTGAAATCCACTCCGGTGAAATTGCTGCAGCTGTTGGCTTGAAAGACACTGCAACAGGGGATACACTTTGTGATGAAAAGGATCAAGTTATCCTTGAGTCTATGGAATTCCCTGACCCGGTTATCTCAGTCGCAATTGAACCAAAAACAAAAGCAGACCAAGATAAAATGGGTATCGCACTTGGCAAGCTTGCTGAGGAAGATCCAACATTCAAAACTGAAACAAACACCGAAACAGGCCAAACGATCATTTCCGGTATGGGTGAACTTCACCTGGACGTTATCGTTGACCGCCTGAAACGTGAATTCAAAGTTGAAGCAAACGTTGGTGCGCCACAGGTTGCGTATCGCGAGACTTTCCGCGGTTCTGCCGAAGTGGAAGGCAAGTTCATCCGTCAGTCTGGTGGACGTGGACAATACGGCCACGTTTGGGTCAAATTTGAACCAAACGAAGAAGGTGCCGGCTTTGAATTTGAAAACAAGATTGTTGGTGGTGTCGTTCCTCGTGAATACATCCCATCAGTTGAATCAGGTATCGAAGAGGCAACAGAAAGCGGTGTTCTTGCAGGATATCCGTTGATTGATATCAAAGCAACACTTTATGACGGCAGCTATCACGATGTCGACTCAAACGAGATGGCATTCAAAATTGCCGGTTCAATGGCGCTTCGTGCTGCCAAAGAGAAGTGTAAACCAGTTCTTCTTGAACCAATGATGAAAGTTGAAATTGTTGTTCCAGAAGAATACATGGGCGATATCATCGGTGATGTAACATCCCGTCGCGGACGCATGGAAGGCATGGAGTCTCGCGGACCTGCTCAAGTTGTCAATTGCTTTGTTCCACTTGCTGAAATGTTTGGCTATGCTACAGCACTTCGCTCAAACACACAAGGACGCGGAACCTATACAATGCACTTTGATCACTATGAAGAAGTGCCAAAGAGCATTTCAGAAGAAATTATTCAGAAAAACGCCGGTCAATAA